Proteins from a single region of Chromobacterium sp. ATCC 53434:
- a CDS encoding cellulose synthase subunit BcsC-related outer membrane protein, which yields MRRVLSALLALGLSAALHAAPAAVDPAQALLEQARLWQSLGRPLEAQQALDKLRRIHAATPQDRAEALTLQALVQVQQRQDRDVQKTLAQLRKQYPGYAGIARVEQLRRVMGPDRNKLLTARSLFNSGKYEQAYAAFNELYQGPPPSGALELEYWQLVSRLPNGGWARSQAELRKLIRQSPSNHKNRLTLAGVQLQRPPVSPQLLAELKALSQFPDSRNEALSLWRRALQQADLPTDAYQTYLQAVPDDELIRARLDSLQEGRRKQRELLADPAYRALLAADKQLDANQLAAAEKSLQLAAGRYGNQPQYLKNLGRLREKQGRYADAVASYRKAGQSGDDGWKRRVADAQLAETLAQARTAMDARQWQAARALLDKAGKLQPAGVDVLLADAEWQARQNRAEQARQLYRRALDRKPDSGQALAGLLRGYLDAGRYADADRMLQDLPQKQRRALGASYLSARAEVARELGDRLLAQGQTRQALPHLQRAVELQPRNVWNRFALANAWLAAGDAGKGGAMLRQLADEPAASPESLYAYALFQAKLDNDGAVLATLQRVPPAARSEGMAALQRRIWLRETIRLADAESALGRAAQARRRLQGAERQMRGDPARLSELAQAWLRAGDADHARQLLLSQYLEQPSTDNELAYADLLLGLDDAAAAEPLLEAAGKTRQDMSDEQKQQLAGLQATLAALQADRARLAGDDAGAQAILARAAQAAPQDTRLQRRLADYDMDAGRWDAARARLLQVLNAKPDDDEAQLQLVDLYIKTGDRQLAEQGVNQLLQDKPGRSLDFRLRAMNRLGEIGDTDRLDREIAGLLARGVNSPGLMGQAARRARQTHRPEQALAWYRAGFAPASQAPAETGGLPPGRQPLRPVPAESAQQEGLHEGYAELLDARSVKIWQGVDLSYRSADNGTPGQSQLMMWQAPLLVESPAPRDGRYFLRADAVSIKAGSLDNSPDNAYALQRFASIAACAAGADVQSCAGRYGAQTAQGVALGLGYENEQWRVDVGSTPQSFPVSNVIGGVRYSDSVAMLNYKLEASRRPVTSSLLSYAGVRDPYTGQTWGGVVATGVGGSLGYDKGGRFGVWSNFAYQQLSGENVADNRKLTAMGGVYWRLLKAPTRQLTVGVNSINFWYQKNLGEFTFGQGGYYSPQRYNSLSLPLSYAGRNERWSWLARLSASISSARESASPFYPTRPDLQAQAGDPYTSASSGPGWGTSLSGAFEYQLTPRLALGGMLEYQHSQYYQPGRALFYLRFQPDGASLTLPFPVEPLQPYSSF from the coding sequence ATGCGCCGCGTCCTGAGCGCCTTGCTGGCGCTGGGCCTGAGCGCGGCCTTGCACGCCGCGCCGGCGGCGGTGGACCCGGCGCAGGCGCTGCTGGAGCAGGCCAGGCTGTGGCAATCGCTGGGCCGGCCGCTGGAAGCGCAGCAGGCGCTGGACAAATTGCGGCGCATCCATGCCGCGACGCCGCAGGACAGAGCGGAGGCGCTGACCTTGCAGGCGCTGGTGCAGGTGCAGCAGCGGCAGGACAGGGATGTGCAGAAGACGCTGGCGCAATTGCGCAAGCAGTATCCGGGCTATGCCGGCATCGCCCGCGTCGAGCAGTTGCGGCGCGTGATGGGACCGGACCGCAACAAGCTGCTGACCGCGCGCTCGCTGTTCAACAGCGGTAAGTACGAACAGGCCTACGCCGCCTTCAACGAACTCTATCAAGGGCCGCCGCCGTCGGGCGCGCTGGAGCTGGAGTACTGGCAATTGGTGTCCAGGCTGCCCAATGGCGGCTGGGCGCGCAGCCAGGCCGAATTGAGAAAGCTGATACGGCAAAGCCCGTCCAATCATAAAAACCGGTTGACCTTGGCCGGCGTGCAGCTGCAGCGCCCGCCGGTTTCGCCGCAGCTGCTGGCCGAGCTGAAGGCGCTGAGCCAGTTTCCCGACAGCCGGAACGAGGCCTTGAGCCTGTGGCGCAGGGCCTTGCAGCAGGCGGACCTGCCGACCGATGCCTATCAGACCTATCTGCAGGCGGTGCCGGACGACGAGTTGATCCGCGCGCGGCTGGATTCCTTGCAGGAGGGGAGGCGCAAGCAGCGTGAGCTGCTGGCCGACCCGGCCTACCGCGCCTTGCTGGCGGCCGACAAGCAGTTGGACGCCAACCAGCTGGCCGCGGCGGAAAAGAGTCTGCAACTGGCCGCCGGCCGTTACGGCAATCAGCCGCAGTATCTGAAGAACCTCGGGCGGCTGCGCGAGAAGCAGGGCCGCTACGCCGACGCGGTGGCCAGCTACCGGAAGGCAGGACAATCAGGCGACGACGGCTGGAAGCGCCGCGTCGCCGACGCGCAACTGGCCGAGACGCTGGCGCAGGCGCGGACCGCGATGGACGCGCGGCAATGGCAGGCGGCGCGCGCGCTGCTGGACAAGGCCGGCAAGCTGCAGCCCGCCGGCGTCGACGTGCTGTTGGCCGACGCCGAATGGCAGGCGCGGCAAAACCGCGCCGAGCAGGCGCGCCAGCTGTACCGCCGGGCGCTGGATAGGAAGCCGGACAGCGGCCAGGCGCTGGCTGGCCTGCTGCGCGGTTATCTGGATGCCGGCCGATACGCCGACGCCGACCGGATGCTGCAGGATCTGCCGCAGAAGCAGCGACGCGCGCTGGGCGCCTCCTATCTGTCCGCCCGCGCCGAAGTGGCGCGCGAGCTGGGCGACCGGCTGCTGGCCCAGGGGCAGACGCGGCAGGCCTTGCCGCATCTGCAACGCGCGGTGGAATTGCAGCCGCGTAACGTCTGGAACCGCTTCGCGCTGGCCAATGCCTGGCTGGCCGCCGGCGACGCCGGCAAGGGCGGCGCCATGCTGCGCCAGCTGGCCGACGAGCCGGCGGCCAGCCCGGAAAGCCTGTACGCCTACGCGCTGTTCCAGGCCAAGCTGGACAATGACGGCGCGGTGCTGGCCACGCTGCAGCGCGTGCCGCCGGCGGCGCGCAGCGAGGGCATGGCGGCATTGCAGCGCCGTATCTGGCTGCGCGAGACGATACGGCTGGCCGACGCCGAGTCGGCGCTGGGCCGGGCCGCTCAGGCCAGGCGGCGTCTGCAAGGCGCCGAGCGCCAGATGCGGGGCGATCCGGCGCGGCTGTCCGAGCTGGCGCAAGCCTGGCTGCGGGCCGGCGACGCCGATCACGCGCGCCAGCTGCTGCTGTCGCAATACCTGGAGCAGCCGTCCACCGACAACGAGCTGGCGTACGCCGACCTGCTGCTGGGCCTGGACGACGCCGCGGCGGCCGAACCGCTGCTGGAGGCCGCCGGGAAGACGCGGCAGGACATGAGCGACGAGCAGAAACAGCAGCTGGCGGGTCTGCAGGCGACGCTGGCGGCGCTCCAGGCCGACCGCGCGCGGCTGGCCGGCGACGACGCCGGCGCTCAGGCCATCCTGGCCCGGGCCGCGCAGGCGGCGCCGCAGGACACTCGGCTGCAACGCAGGCTGGCCGACTACGATATGGACGCCGGGCGCTGGGACGCCGCCCGTGCCCGCCTGCTGCAGGTGTTGAACGCGAAACCGGACGACGACGAAGCCCAGCTGCAATTGGTGGACCTGTACATCAAGACCGGCGACAGACAGTTGGCCGAGCAGGGCGTGAACCAGCTGCTGCAAGACAAGCCGGGACGCAGCCTGGACTTCCGGCTGAGGGCGATGAACCGTCTGGGCGAGATCGGCGACACCGACAGGCTGGACCGCGAAATCGCCGGCCTGCTGGCGCGGGGCGTCAACAGTCCGGGCCTGATGGGGCAGGCGGCCCGGCGCGCGCGGCAGACGCACAGGCCCGAGCAGGCGCTGGCATGGTATCGCGCCGGCTTCGCGCCGGCCTCGCAGGCGCCGGCCGAGACCGGCGGCTTGCCGCCGGGACGCCAACCGTTGCGGCCGGTGCCGGCCGAATCGGCGCAGCAGGAAGGCTTGCACGAGGGCTACGCCGAGTTGCTGGACGCGCGCAGCGTCAAGATCTGGCAAGGTGTGGACCTGAGCTACCGCAGCGCCGACAACGGCACGCCGGGCCAGTCGCAGTTGATGATGTGGCAGGCGCCGCTGCTGGTGGAGTCGCCGGCGCCGCGCGACGGGCGCTATTTCCTGCGCGCCGACGCCGTCAGCATCAAGGCCGGTTCGCTGGACAACAGCCCGGACAACGCTTACGCGCTGCAGCGCTTCGCCTCCATCGCCGCTTGCGCGGCCGGCGCCGACGTCCAGAGCTGCGCCGGGCGCTATGGAGCGCAGACGGCGCAGGGCGTGGCGCTGGGCCTTGGTTACGAAAACGAGCAATGGCGGGTCGATGTCGGGAGCACGCCGCAAAGCTTCCCGGTGTCCAATGTGATAGGCGGCGTCCGTTATTCGGACAGCGTCGCGATGCTGAACTACAAGCTGGAGGCCTCGCGCCGCCCGGTGACCAGCTCGCTGCTCAGCTATGCCGGCGTGCGCGATCCCTATACCGGCCAGACCTGGGGCGGGGTGGTCGCCACCGGCGTCGGCGGCAGCCTGGGCTACGACAAGGGCGGGCGCTTCGGCGTGTGGTCCAATTTCGCCTACCAGCAGCTGAGCGGCGAGAACGTCGCCGACAACCGCAAGCTGACGGCGATGGGCGGCGTCTACTGGCGCTTGCTGAAAGCGCCGACGCGACAGCTGACGGTGGGCGTCAACAGCATCAATTTCTGGTACCAGAAGAATCTGGGCGAGTTCACCTTCGGCCAGGGCGGCTACTACAGCCCGCAGCGCTACAACTCGCTGTCGCTGCCGCTCAGCTACGCGGGGCGCAACGAGCGCTGGAGCTGGCTGGCGCGGCTGTCGGCGTCGATTTCCAGCGCGCGCGAATCGGCGTCGCCGTTCTATCCGACCCGGCCGGACCTGCAGGCGCAGGCCGGCGATCCGTATACCAGCGCGAGCTCCGGCCCAGGCTGGGGCACCTCGTTGAGCGGAGCCTTCGAATATCAGCTGACGCCGCGGCTGGCGCTGGGCGGCATGCTGGAATACCAGCATTCGCAGTATTACCAGCCGGGCCGGGCCCTGTTCTACCTGCGCTTTCAGCCGGATGGCGCGTCGCTGACGCTGCCGTTCCCGGTGGAGCCGTTGCAGCCGTATTCGAGCTTCTGA
- the bcsG gene encoding cellulose biosynthesis protein BcsG, producing MKSSHTATQEAPPPAAAPSLGLGAWSVYFIAKLLLSWQGTLNLHPLPNLAFALLLLIPVSGKLRLRVRAALALVAGAALLYHDSWLPAPEIALQQLSTLKGFSLHYLLDLSSRLLSLSLLTGAIILLCGYWLLSRYLRLGVIVVISLLGLSGRQLWQDRPQTPAAAVADSGAAAPTAGAQTAPQTPDQQLAAFFSSEGRRSVNFQGPLADPGFDVLLLHICSLSWDDLRTIGLDKHPLLGRFDFLFNNFNSATPYSGPAALRVLRASCGQPKHAELYQSAPDNCYLFQDLAALGFKTELTLNHDGSFDDFLKQIRTDGRLNQPLMSQQGLPVGLRSFDNSPIYSDYAVLNRWLEQRQQDSSAHVATYYNTISLHDGNRIPSAPGLNTMDSYKYRANRLFADLSQFIDQLEKSHRKLILVMVPEHGAALRGDKQQFSGLREIPTPHITIVPAAIKVIGGQGHPSQVRIDQPSSYLAVSTILSRMMGKSPFGADYQPADFARELPSTPYVSESASSIVMQSGKRFLLQQDGGDWTEYPVQ from the coding sequence ATGAAATCCAGCCATACCGCCACCCAAGAAGCGCCGCCGCCGGCCGCCGCCCCGTCGCTGGGACTGGGCGCCTGGAGCGTCTACTTCATCGCCAAGCTGCTGCTGTCCTGGCAAGGCACGCTGAACCTGCACCCGCTGCCCAACCTCGCCTTCGCGCTATTGCTGCTGATCCCAGTCTCCGGCAAATTGCGGCTGCGCGTCCGCGCCGCGCTGGCGCTGGTCGCCGGCGCGGCCCTGCTCTACCACGACAGCTGGCTGCCGGCGCCGGAGATCGCGCTGCAGCAGCTGTCCACGCTGAAAGGCTTCAGCCTGCACTATCTGCTGGACCTGAGCAGCCGGCTGCTGTCGCTGTCGCTGCTGACCGGCGCCATCATCCTCTTGTGCGGCTACTGGCTGCTGTCGCGCTATCTGCGGCTGGGCGTCATCGTGGTGATTTCGCTGCTGGGCCTGAGCGGACGCCAGTTGTGGCAGGACCGACCGCAGACGCCGGCCGCGGCGGTGGCCGACAGCGGCGCCGCCGCGCCGACCGCCGGCGCGCAAACCGCGCCGCAAACGCCGGATCAACAACTGGCAGCCTTCTTCAGCAGCGAGGGCCGGCGCTCGGTAAACTTCCAGGGGCCGCTGGCCGACCCCGGCTTCGACGTGCTGTTGCTGCACATCTGCTCGCTGTCCTGGGACGATCTGCGCACCATCGGGCTGGACAAGCACCCGTTGCTGGGGCGTTTCGACTTCCTGTTCAATAATTTCAATTCCGCCACGCCGTACAGCGGTCCGGCCGCGCTGCGCGTGCTGCGCGCCAGTTGCGGCCAGCCCAAGCACGCCGAGCTGTACCAGAGCGCGCCGGACAACTGCTATCTGTTCCAGGATCTGGCGGCGCTGGGCTTCAAGACCGAGCTGACGCTGAACCACGACGGCAGCTTCGACGACTTCCTGAAGCAGATTCGCACCGACGGCCGGCTGAACCAGCCGCTGATGTCGCAGCAGGGCCTGCCGGTAGGCTTGCGTTCCTTCGACAACAGCCCGATCTACAGCGACTACGCGGTGTTGAATCGCTGGCTGGAGCAGCGCCAGCAGGACAGCAGCGCGCATGTGGCGACCTACTACAACACCATCAGCCTGCACGACGGCAACCGCATCCCGTCCGCGCCGGGGCTGAACACCATGGACAGCTATAAATACCGCGCCAACCGCCTGTTCGCCGATCTGTCCCAGTTCATCGATCAGTTGGAGAAGAGCCATCGCAAGCTGATCCTGGTGATGGTGCCCGAGCACGGCGCGGCGCTGCGCGGCGACAAGCAGCAGTTCAGCGGCCTGCGCGAAATCCCGACGCCACACATCACCATCGTGCCGGCGGCGATCAAGGTGATCGGCGGACAGGGCCATCCCAGCCAGGTGCGGATAGACCAACCCAGCAGCTATCTGGCGGTGTCTACCATCCTGTCGCGGATGATGGGCAAGAGCCCGTTCGGCGCCGACTACCAGCCGGCCGACTTCGCCCGCGAGCTGCCGTCCACGCCGTATGTGTCGGAAAGCGCCAGTTCCATTGTGATGCAGAGCGGCAAGCGCTTCCTGTTGCAACAGGACGGCGGCGACTGGACCGAGTACCCGGTACAGTAA
- the bcsE gene encoding cellulose biosynthesis protein BcsE, which produces MDISQSLGIEGIPPSASALNGGALYLIAAPGSGLAQALLFSNLPSAGSQPLVCASRQEPAPQQDTAWLDRRIHAGNLQLLSPRQPRKPSAQRVTACLDELARCRDALQPATGGMTVVLDHAEDYLPLQQPAVARRVLQACSHWAARHGHALLLLLDSARLDAAALAALSQLGRDCAGMAYAEPLGDGLYGWQTAHWLGAAPGEAARLRTLELNVGHMLRAQLEADDHDAPADAAESPARLATDTMQVLATIAALSGNTPPTPHWRLFDDLPQLLEAAHDAVAATVLLDSAGSTKEALGQAVSQLRRQSGKRLKIVVREVGNRRLRQNEEQLLLRLGANAVLPAELRFTSLAGIVHSLRQAVYQGGGEIEADALRAASRPEADRGYLPPARFVEMADAAVQRSRAIDVSNMLIQLQPALGATPAELLALGRFQRAGDLCTADRDHAYLFLFACRENDADAALGNLFRMPIGEVAQMEVRSADSDSILLALSQLARQPGFDKLPDLSLQLSQAPHQRERRHAYAAPVLQRTPLRRRGDK; this is translated from the coding sequence ATGGACATATCCCAAAGCCTGGGCATAGAGGGAATCCCGCCATCGGCCTCCGCCCTGAACGGAGGCGCGCTCTATCTGATAGCCGCCCCCGGATCAGGACTGGCCCAGGCGCTGCTGTTCTCCAACCTGCCTTCGGCCGGCAGCCAGCCGCTGGTCTGCGCCAGCAGGCAGGAACCGGCTCCGCAGCAAGACACCGCCTGGCTGGATCGCCGCATCCACGCCGGCAACCTGCAGTTGCTGTCGCCGCGCCAGCCGCGCAAGCCCTCCGCCCAACGGGTCACCGCCTGCCTCGACGAACTGGCCCGCTGCCGCGACGCGCTGCAGCCGGCCACCGGCGGCATGACGGTAGTACTGGACCACGCCGAGGACTATCTGCCGCTGCAGCAGCCGGCCGTGGCGCGCCGGGTGCTGCAGGCCTGCAGCCACTGGGCGGCCCGCCATGGTCACGCGCTGCTGTTGCTGCTGGACAGCGCCCGACTGGACGCCGCGGCGCTGGCCGCCTTGAGCCAGCTGGGCCGGGACTGCGCCGGCATGGCCTATGCCGAGCCGCTGGGCGACGGACTATACGGCTGGCAGACCGCTCACTGGCTGGGCGCCGCGCCCGGCGAGGCCGCCAGGCTGCGCACGCTGGAGCTGAACGTCGGCCACATGCTGCGCGCCCAGTTGGAAGCCGACGACCACGACGCGCCCGCCGACGCGGCGGAAAGCCCCGCCCGCCTAGCCACCGATACCATGCAGGTGCTGGCCACCATCGCGGCCCTCAGCGGCAATACGCCGCCAACGCCACACTGGCGGCTGTTTGACGACTTGCCGCAGTTGCTGGAGGCGGCGCACGACGCGGTGGCCGCCACCGTGCTGCTGGACTCCGCCGGCAGCACCAAGGAAGCGCTGGGCCAGGCCGTCTCGCAGCTACGCAGGCAAAGCGGCAAGCGACTGAAAATCGTCGTGCGCGAAGTCGGCAACCGCCGGCTGCGCCAGAACGAGGAGCAGTTGCTGCTGCGCCTCGGCGCCAATGCCGTGCTGCCGGCGGAGCTGCGCTTCACAAGTCTGGCCGGCATCGTCCATTCACTGCGCCAGGCGGTCTATCAGGGCGGCGGCGAGATCGAGGCCGACGCCTTGCGCGCCGCCAGCCGTCCGGAAGCCGACCGCGGCTACCTGCCGCCGGCGCGCTTTGTCGAAATGGCGGACGCGGCGGTGCAGCGCAGCCGCGCCATCGACGTCAGCAACATGCTGATCCAGTTGCAGCCGGCGCTGGGCGCCACGCCGGCCGAACTGCTGGCGCTGGGCCGCTTCCAGCGCGCCGGCGACCTGTGCACCGCCGATCGCGACCATGCTTATCTATTCCTGTTCGCCTGCCGCGAAAACGACGCCGACGCCGCGCTGGGCAATCTGTTCCGCATGCCGATAGGCGAAGTGGCCCAGATGGAGGTGCGCAGCGCCGACAGCGACAGCATTCTGCTGGCGCTGTCGCAGCTGGCCAGGCAGCCCGGCTTCGACAAACTGCCGGACCTGAGCCTGCAGCTGTCGCAGGCGCCGCATCAGCGCGAGCGTCGCCACGCCTACGCCGCCCCGGTGCTGCAACGCACGCCCTTGCGCCGCCGCGGCGACAAGTAA
- a CDS encoding amidohydrolase, producing the protein MSHEHHLGCACCTLPHLPELAAGPLTEAATPEQLEAAIEQAYGSHAPAQAPQAAIFHGGVIHTLAAEGNRQVEALGMADGVIVAVGALQHVRQAMQAHRPREIDLAGRTLLPGLIDAHMHILPSALYQAPDWLPLSPFLPPPRQQELNPEYSSQTIKQAILDALKQHESLPEHQRSHRWVLGFGVDPSLMAKWEDITADTLDALSDTVPILLMNASGHIAYVNGAAMRKADIRDNSEGVLTEMGIAKVLKVVPPPSLPLFLSNLKQVLQNASQMGITTLFDAGLGATPWPDLEIGLIKSAARRGPVRIAAALFTPPEEAKLDHWLRHQRPDLDNARNPRFAIKAIKLIADGSNQGLTGYQTQPYACADEHSIPDVPDTGLSNYPDTGLFNRMLEKAVDQGWPVLVHANGDKAMEYVLGGYRQVLTPQHGKPAEQVEQRRKLRLRVEHASLLNDAAIDEMAALRLNPSFLIGHVGYWGYSFKHTILDSERAQLLDRCKSAVDKGIRISLHSDHFVSPLGPLRMMEQAAFRIMEGAPEGEKVPLNPEERLSREQALRAVTLDAAWQCHMDHMVGSLEPGKQADLVILERDPLNDAVTDLRGITVHETWSAGAPAYLNRDTH; encoded by the coding sequence ATGAGTCACGAACATCATCTGGGCTGCGCATGCTGCACCCTGCCCCATCTTCCGGAACTGGCCGCCGGGCCACTGACAGAGGCCGCCACCCCGGAGCAACTGGAAGCGGCGATCGAGCAGGCTTATGGCTCGCACGCCCCGGCGCAGGCGCCGCAAGCCGCGATTTTCCACGGCGGCGTCATCCACACGCTGGCCGCCGAAGGCAACCGCCAGGTAGAGGCGCTGGGCATGGCCGACGGCGTGATCGTCGCCGTCGGCGCCTTGCAGCACGTGCGCCAGGCGATGCAGGCGCACCGGCCTCGCGAAATCGACCTGGCTGGCCGCACGCTGCTGCCTGGCCTGATCGACGCCCATATGCACATCCTGCCCAGCGCGCTGTATCAAGCGCCGGACTGGCTGCCCTTGTCACCGTTTCTGCCGCCGCCGCGCCAGCAGGAGCTCAATCCGGAGTACAGCAGCCAGACCATAAAACAGGCCATCCTCGACGCGCTGAAACAGCACGAAAGCCTGCCCGAACACCAGCGTAGCCATCGCTGGGTGCTGGGCTTCGGCGTCGATCCGTCGCTGATGGCCAAATGGGAAGACATTACCGCCGACACGCTAGACGCGCTCAGCGACACGGTGCCCATCCTGCTGATGAACGCCTCCGGCCACATCGCCTACGTCAATGGCGCGGCGATGCGGAAAGCCGATATACGTGATAACTCAGAAGGCGTACTGACCGAAATGGGTATCGCCAAGGTGCTCAAGGTCGTGCCGCCTCCGTCGCTGCCCCTCTTCCTGTCCAATCTGAAGCAGGTATTGCAGAATGCCAGCCAGATGGGCATCACCACCTTGTTCGATGCCGGTCTGGGCGCCACGCCATGGCCGGATCTGGAAATCGGCCTGATCAAGAGCGCGGCGCGCCGGGGGCCGGTGCGCATCGCCGCCGCCTTGTTCACGCCTCCCGAGGAGGCCAAGCTGGACCATTGGCTGCGACACCAGCGACCGGACCTGGACAATGCCCGGAACCCCCGCTTCGCGATCAAGGCGATCAAGCTGATCGCCGATGGCTCCAATCAGGGGCTGACCGGTTATCAGACCCAGCCCTATGCCTGTGCCGACGAGCACTCCATTCCCGACGTGCCGGATACCGGCCTGAGCAACTATCCGGACACCGGCCTCTTCAACCGCATGCTGGAAAAGGCGGTCGATCAGGGCTGGCCGGTGCTGGTGCACGCCAACGGCGACAAGGCGATGGAATATGTGCTGGGCGGCTATCGGCAGGTGCTGACGCCGCAGCACGGCAAACCCGCAGAACAGGTCGAACAGCGGCGCAAACTGCGGCTGCGCGTCGAACACGCCTCGCTGCTGAACGACGCGGCCATCGATGAGATGGCGGCGCTGCGGCTGAATCCCAGCTTTCTGATCGGCCATGTCGGCTACTGGGGCTATAGCTTCAAGCACACGATTCTGGACAGCGAGCGCGCGCAGTTGCTGGACCGCTGCAAATCGGCCGTGGACAAGGGCATACGCATCAGTCTGCATTCAGACCACTTCGTTTCGCCTCTGGGGCCGCTGCGCATGATGGAGCAGGCGGCGTTCCGCATCATGGAGGGCGCGCCCGAAGGCGAAAAAGTCCCGCTCAATCCAGAAGAGCGCCTAAGCCGCGAACAGGCGCTGCGGGCGGTGACGCTGGACGCCGCCTGGCAATGCCACATGGACCACATGGTGGGATCGCTGGAGCCCGGCAAGCAGGCGGACCTGGTGATTCTGGAACGCGATCCGCTGAACGACGCCGTGACCGATCTGCGCGGAATCACCGTGCATGAGACCTGGTCGGCCGGCGCGCCGGCCTATCTGAACCGCGACACCCACTAG